Proteins encoded within one genomic window of Panicum virgatum strain AP13 chromosome 1N, P.virgatum_v5, whole genome shotgun sequence:
- the LOC120655636 gene encoding uncharacterized protein LOC120655636 isoform X1 produces the protein MPRSRTTRVKDSAGGEQRCGDRWRVTAATHLQQQPPKPSKQKAHRKLPQVIMDDNQIMIPGNMYQTWLKDTSNLVSKRRKVNTNFGFIQSTKISDLMDMPPVALISFSEICSLMENMRWKQELTEWTSQMALSAEYDSAYDTLLSDHSVAIGSRSANAIRKWKVIVHLWSKRQHSSGRSLGNLDPVDEDFPLEQEVRDLKMRRLSDFGQTPDLLEETEPTQTPYEKRSDPINKVIESI, from the exons GAGCAACGTTGTGGTGATCGGTGGCGGGTAACGGCGGCAACCCACCTG caacagcagccacCTAAACCATCAAAGCAGAAAGCACATAGGAAACTCCCCCAGGTGATTATGGATGATAATCAGATAATGATCCCGGGAAATATGTATCAAACATGGCTGAAGGACACATCTAACCTTGTCTCAAAAAGGCGTAAAGTTAACACT AATTTTGGTTTTATTCAATCAACCAAGATAAGTGATCTCATGGACATGCCCCCGGTTGCTCTAATATCTTTCTCGG AAATTTGCAGCCTGATGGAGAATATGAGATGGAAACAGGAGCTTACCGAATGGACTTCACAGATGGCCTTGAGTGCAGAGTATGACAGCGCTTATGATACTTTGCTTAGTGACCATAGTGTTGCCATTGGATCCAGAAGTGCAAATGCCATCAGGAAGTGGAAGGTGATTGTTCACTTATG GTCCAAGAGGCAACATTCATCTGGAAGAAGCTTGGGGAATCTTGATCCAGTTGATGAAGACTTTCCACTGGAGCAAGAAGTGAGGGACCTCAAGATGAGAAGGCTTTCAGATTTTGGGCAAACTCCTG ACCTTCTGGAAGAAACTGAACCGACTCAAACCCCATATGAGAAGCGCTCTGATCCTATCAACAAGGTCATAGAATCAATCTAG
- the LOC120655636 gene encoding uncharacterized protein LOC120655636 isoform X3, translating to MPRSRTTRVKDSAGGEQRCGDRWRVTAATHLQQQPPKPSKQKAHRKLPQVIMDDNQIMIPGNMYQTWLKDTSNLVSKRRKVNTNFGFIQSTKISDLMDMPPVALISFSEICSLMENMRWKQELTEWTSQMALSAEYDSAYDTLLSDHSVAIGSRSANAIRKWKVQEATFIWKKLGES from the exons GAGCAACGTTGTGGTGATCGGTGGCGGGTAACGGCGGCAACCCACCTG caacagcagccacCTAAACCATCAAAGCAGAAAGCACATAGGAAACTCCCCCAGGTGATTATGGATGATAATCAGATAATGATCCCGGGAAATATGTATCAAACATGGCTGAAGGACACATCTAACCTTGTCTCAAAAAGGCGTAAAGTTAACACT AATTTTGGTTTTATTCAATCAACCAAGATAAGTGATCTCATGGACATGCCCCCGGTTGCTCTAATATCTTTCTCGG AAATTTGCAGCCTGATGGAGAATATGAGATGGAAACAGGAGCTTACCGAATGGACTTCACAGATGGCCTTGAGTGCAGAGTATGACAGCGCTTATGATACTTTGCTTAGTGACCATAGTGTTGCCATTGGATCCAGAAGTGCAAATGCCATCAGGAAGTGGAAG GTCCAAGAGGCAACATTCATCTGGAAGAAGCTTGGGGAATCTTGA
- the LOC120655636 gene encoding uncharacterized protein LOC120655636 isoform X2, protein MPRSRTTRVKDSAGGEQRCGDRWRVTAATHLQQQPPKPSKQKAHRKLPQVIMDDNQIMIPGNMYQTWLKDTSNLVSKRRKVNTNFGFIQSTKISDLMDMPPVALISFSEICSLMENMRWKQELTEWTSQMALSAEYDSAYDTLLSDHSVAIGSRSANAIRKWKVIVHLWSKRQHSSGRSLGNLDPVDEDFPLEQEVRDLKMRRLSDFGQTPAT, encoded by the exons GAGCAACGTTGTGGTGATCGGTGGCGGGTAACGGCGGCAACCCACCTG caacagcagccacCTAAACCATCAAAGCAGAAAGCACATAGGAAACTCCCCCAGGTGATTATGGATGATAATCAGATAATGATCCCGGGAAATATGTATCAAACATGGCTGAAGGACACATCTAACCTTGTCTCAAAAAGGCGTAAAGTTAACACT AATTTTGGTTTTATTCAATCAACCAAGATAAGTGATCTCATGGACATGCCCCCGGTTGCTCTAATATCTTTCTCGG AAATTTGCAGCCTGATGGAGAATATGAGATGGAAACAGGAGCTTACCGAATGGACTTCACAGATGGCCTTGAGTGCAGAGTATGACAGCGCTTATGATACTTTGCTTAGTGACCATAGTGTTGCCATTGGATCCAGAAGTGCAAATGCCATCAGGAAGTGGAAGGTGATTGTTCACTTATG GTCCAAGAGGCAACATTCATCTGGAAGAAGCTTGGGGAATCTTGATCCAGTTGATGAAGACTTTCCACTGGAGCAAGAAGTGAGGGACCTCAAGATGAGAAGGCTTTCAGATTTTGGGCAAACTCCTG CAACGTAG